The genomic stretch TTTGATCATGACTACTGTAGTGCGACCGTGACATGAGACGTGTGACCCCGGACTCGGATTTTTAAGGATGAGggttgtcaattttttttaaacaataaattagcaacgattttttacaattagcaatttgtttttttttttttaattaatgttttctgTTTTAGATTGACATAAATTTAATGGACCTTTTCCTTTAAATTAATGAGACAAATTTTACTAACTTAGTAATACTATTATGAATTATCAATTCTATACCAACCCAACTGCGACTGCAAGTTCGAAGTATAGTTGAACACAAAAACGTCTTATTGGCGATTACGTTTCGATTCAATTGCGATAAAGTCAGCATCTTTAGCTGAATAATCCTCCGATTCTCTGAAATGACTTAGCTATAAATCTTCGTATTCTGAGAATATcaacgaatataattatttctatatttttcttcaaaggCGATAATAATCCATCATGATATGATTAATCCTACATCCTGTTTTAAGACGCATTACTCCAaccattaaatattgtaatgttagTGTCACATACAGAACGTACAGAATTTGGAAGTGTGAACTAGCTTTATCTAATGCCTTCATTAACGTGTCTTTGATACGGTTTAATCAGGTTGAAAAGCAGGGTTCGCGGACATATATcatgataatattaatgattttttccTATCTTCTGAATTACTTTTTGGGATTTGGAATCCCAGAGCGAATGAGGACATCATAGAAGAAACAGAGGTTGACTGAGACTGGGAGCCAGATGATGATGACTCATAGATCTATGCTTAAGGCCTGACTCTGAGTGATTACTTTTTATGATTAGttgattacaaattaatattaaaatagatgaagataattataataataaaagcttgttttttAAAGATTCACTAAAAAGTTATTTCTCAAATACACAGACACTAATTcattcattacttttttttaagaaaaaaatgtggTATTTCGACACTTGTAATCATTTACAAAttcctttcacatttttaagtgtttacaGAATGAAATTCGCTTCGTTTTCTTAGCCGGGATATATATCAGATATATAcgggatatatataaaaatcggaTTTTTTTCGAAAACTGTTTAAAGTAAGCATCCTATTAAATGAGTAAAAAATCCAAAGAATATTTTCAACATATCaactaaatattttcatatgagCAAAGATACGGATGTTACTTTTTGGGTAATATGGCAACctatttttatgtgtaaaaGAATCTTGTAAGACAGCATTCCAACACGATGAATGAAGGATCATTTGCCCTTTCTGAGTAACGGGATTGTAACACATTGTCAACGCCTCACGCctctactaaatatttttatctgattGATCGTTCTATATACATCTAGATATATAGATTTTGGAATTTGCAGTCTTTTAACCTAACTAAACACGTTGGCATACATACATGAGTTGATACCTTGGCCccgtctcatatccgagaaacaatgttaagagctgGTGCCGCTTCGGAAAAAGCCGAAGCAAAAAGAGATgtaaatattcgtgtcttataTCAAATTCCTTTTTTGTCCCATTAGCTGTCGAAAAACTTGACCCCTGAAGTAGTGGTGCAAAGGattaatcaaaagtataacacctcgccttcaTGCCTCAACTCTtcacaggagggctggttcgtttgtaGGAAATTCTGCAAGCATTCTTGCCAAcaatccacgcggtcaagatttatacagtaattatttttaattcacatttttatagtatatttaagcatttaatgatattaattcttatggtactaaattttcaattaaataataaaaaaggattaaaatgataaatgcaGACTATATTAAATTCGTTAAAATCTATTCTCATAAATGGCAACCCTAGCTCTAGTTAGGTAATCCGGCCGTTTGACATTGTATGTTTGTGACCGCGTTTTCAGAagatttattttggttttgatacTTTCCTTCTAAGTACTGTTATGTAACAAAACATTGatttcattgatatatttctatgtattattatttttttttatgttttattttttacgtgtTTGATCCGCGGTAGATACACGTGTGGTATATTTTCATTCGATACATTAATGTTGAGAAATTAAACTCATGAAAATCCAGTGATCATCAATTAAAATTCCACCTTAAGCAAGAAATATTCCAACCCCTCTTCATTTTGGCCGTTTGGAAGTATACTATGTTCTCATTTTGTTTATGAATGAACCTATACGAGTATGTTTGTTATTCAATATTTGTTACGCAAAACGTCCTCGAACCCACGCACTCAGATTAAGGAATGTAACGATTTCGAAAAAcggtcattttttatttacacatttagtaagaatttaaaggtttttaatgtcaaaaaccataattcattatgatattataaatacatttgcaTCGTGATATAAGCGGTATTTAACCTTTTatggtgaaaaaaaaaatgagttaaTGGGTCACGTGACGTAaaattgttgtaattttttGCCTTTCAAAGTCATTGTAAGAACTACTAAATACACCCCTATCGTGGTCAGGGTGTTAAATGATGAACCAGTGTAATCTGATACAAGGCACATTTCTTTTCTAAGATTGACGGCATATATTCGTTTGCAGctgtttttcaaaaaaaattataagcggTTGGCCATATTTTACCCTGTTTGATTTCCTAGGTTTAAAATCAATTTGGTCACAATTCTTTTCCATCATTTCACGATCGAGTTCTACTTCGAATACTAAGtcacttacataaaaaaattcaacaacaTGACCTATCCACACACAAAGTGTAACTTATTACTTACAAtaactatgtaattattatcttaAGGACTAGTAGACCCGATTATacctttaataatattgtatgataATGATAAACCAAAAACCTTGTttgatatgaatttaatttgaaaatatttagcaGTCTTTGCGTAATGCACATTAAAAAATcagcaattattttatagacatAGTTAAATTTTGTTCTTCttaaaaaaccaaaataaactttattcaagtaggcttttacaagaacttttgaattgGCATTTTACAATTagacaattaagtgaagctaccacctgttcggaaagtagtttctaccgagaagaagcggcaagaaactcagtatttgtACTTTAATTGTATCACATGATGAAATTTGTGAGTCAGAGTGTTACTTAATAAACTGGTAGCATTCTAATGCTAAATTCAGTACGCGGATACGAGATACGAAAATGTTCTCATAAAATAATGACGCATTGAGGAGCTATTTTGAAATGTCAATACgaaattatatttgcatattatatttatacgaaataCATTATTTCCGTatgttatacatacattatatttttaaaagataaaaagcaTACCTTTTTatgatacttaatttaaaatttgactttaatattgaaattgtatttgttacaaaataaaccCAATGCTTTTCCCTAATTAAACTTGGCATGTATTaggtagaataataataataataataaatactctttattgtacaccaataataaaaaataaggcaAATGGGTAACATGTTGAGTATGtgtacaaaggcggtcttatcgctacggtagcaatttcttccagacaacctttgggcataggactgaaaaaataaatggaagcgGAATGAAGAATATGTGCTGGCATAGGATtgtaaggatattttttttagtaaaaaaaaaaatatatttgaatttatgccGAGCAAAAAGATCGGTTTACTAAATAACGACCAAATATTCAGAAGATTTCAGTTgtggtattaaatattattcctcTTCTTATTACctgttatttatgtatgatagtaacaaaaaactataattaattaatacttatgcCGATATTTCAGTGTAACAccgttaatattaaaagaatagaaaaattaaaaatcgttaTAATGATTCAAGTTTTACAAATCCAAAAATATTTGCTTCGTGATTCCGTTATCTTCGAGTCTTGGATGttgaataactaatttaattaaaacagtaaCATTTTTGCTCGTAACGATATGCTctttcatttgttattatttatagcagGATAGTCTTCGTAAaggtgaaataaaaaacaaaaaaaataagcccATAGATCTACCGGGTCTAATCTCATACACAAACATACTCAAACACATTAAATTCGTCAAAATCCATCCATAAACACATAATTATACAcgcgtaaaataattataattaatataattctatataagtatatttgaaaactttaaacacgtttaataataaattttcataaattaaactagtatttaactttaatttcgAACATATAAGCTGAGAAAtcgttagtaataaataatgattagcAAAGATCATTCGCATATTCAtcgctaaatatttttaagtcaaaagtagttcttaattattttcctttacatacaaattatgtGATAATTTATGACATTAGTATATTCTGGTCTCTTTTTTAAACTGGTCAGGTCAAGTATGAatctaacaatatataataaatacgtgtgtgcaataaagaagtttatctatctatctatctatataagttttattattttgctcgTCAATCACATGAAAACTTTTAAACGTATCGGTATAAAACTGATTGATCAATCAATGCGGAATCGTCCGTAGATGGtaaaaaggctatttttttaattccattcatcattgctcttttttatttcattcaagcTAAGTAGACGATTAACagctagttattatataaagctAAAGAGTTTGAACtgataaaaatcatattaatgaGTATTAAATGAATGATACCCATCATTTTAGAGCCATAGCGAATATCTAGTGTGAAACTGCGTGGAGCAGCTAGACATGctacacatttaataaaacttatttgctAATGGATTTCTCATTTAAACATTCGtctatctaaaataaatatttaatgtaaacattaaaatcgATTATGAATAATTCCATAATCATTCGATAATacgattcgatatttaaatgacAAACAACTACTTGACTACACTAAAAAAATTTGACACGTAGTATGTTagacaaacaataatttaactACATATTTATACGTGGTTGTAATACAAAAGAGGAATAAACAGTACCACTCGGATTTTCCGGCATTGTATCTGAGTTTCATTTTTATCCGACTATCTAAACTTGTCCTAACAATAAAACCGTTATCTGCATAAGGATATCGCTTATGACGAAACAAATCTGAGATGTGTTTCGTAGAGGGGATACTCGTATTGGCCAGGACGACGGCCCAGGCGTAGCGCAGTGGGTTTTCTGAAGGCTGTGGCGCGAGCCGCATGCCAACATATCGGGTGACCTCGTGCGACCCTATTAATACAACAAACATCGTCAATCTAACATAGTACGGGCTCAAACATGGAGTTCATCTACACGTGCCTTTGTCTATGTATGGTCGCGGGTTTCGCTAGCCCTGCGCCGGCCAATGGCTTCGTATTCCCGGACCAGCGGCGGCAGGAGAAAAAATTGGAGCCGATTATCACACCGCCGGTTCTTCCGATACTGGAACACTTAGAACGCGACCCCAGCACTCTTCTTCCGGGCGAAGGGGGAAAGAGTGTGTCGAATCAACCGAGGCCACGATTTGGTTGGGGTAATAATTTTAACGTGAAGCCGACTGGAAATGGGGGTTTGTCAGCGAGTGTTAGCAGTAGTGCGAGTGGTGCCGGTATAAGTCATTCAGCTTCCCAATCCTTTTCGTTTGGTTTCAACGAAGGTTTTAGTGCGTCTCATTCAGCCAGCCAAGCATCGTCCTTTAATGGGTTTGGAAGGtaattcattcaatttaatatgGCACAGTACTCTAAGGCCTTACcctaaaaatatttggtattaaAGAATGTATTTAAAGGTGAAAGTGTGagcttattaaattttaaggcttaaattttaaaataatgttttaaatatctgaaagaaataatatactatttttaattatctggttatttgaaaataatgtgaaattgtagttcttgattattatgtgatgatatattatttataacacaaaatcTTTTCAAGAAATACTTTATCCGAAAAAACTAACAATTGTTATACTTTATTTCTTTCAGTGGGTTTGGTAGTAGCCAGGCCAGCAGTCAAGCGGCTTCCTTTAGCGGTGCGGGTTCATCACTTTCCGGAGCAGCGTCGTCTGCATCATCCCATGGCGGTGGATTCAACAGCTTGGCGGGAAGTCAGAGTGCCTCATCAGCTTTCGGCTTCAACTCATTAAACGGATTCCAGCCTGatgtaagtaaattttaaagatttagtgATTGAGGATTATTTTAGGAATAACCACTATACTATTTTGAGACTATGATATTAATACCTTTCTCGTCCCGTCTGTTTTTGTCGTACATCGCAATTTTCGAATTCGTTAACTGAATGTCATTTTTAAGGGAAAAAATTTTTGTGTTAACATCATTACTTTGCTTAAAGAAACTTACAAGTAAGCAATATGCGTAGTAATCAACATTTTCCAGAATATATTCATTCCTTTAgttttacattacatacaaattcTTAACCAAACAAAATTACTAGTATCTTATATAGCGACAGTTAttgtttatcaaaaatattttttataattttgataaatttttgtcAAACGCATGAAAACCATTTGCATGATATGCAAAAAATTACGACATGTGTATAAATAGAAACACTCCAAACCcaataaatatgcaataaaagGTACATTAATGTTTACTAATTTTGATCTCAATACTTTAATGTTTTATAGAATTTATACTAAAGGAAACATTTTAGTTATAAACGTATATACATCACAGaggtaatagttttaatttgcaAATGTGAATATAACCTTCGTAGGCGGCatacgtttaatattaattgtttattatcttatattttttatatcactaAACTAATATAAACCTTAACACCTTGAAATAGGACTTAACTTCGAAAGcaatatgattataaatttaagttacCTAAAATGTGTCATTCAGTCCGGATCTTCTTATCTTACATCACTTAAAGGTCGGATTTTTTATCCTGATTCGAACAGGATATTTAGCAAATTTTCAAATGctccatatttaatttattcgagTAGTATAtagtctaaaatatataatat from Vanessa cardui chromosome 1, ilVanCard2.1, whole genome shotgun sequence encodes the following:
- the LOC124532972 gene encoding uncharacterized protein LOC124532972, encoding MEFIYTCLCLCMVAGFASPAPANGFVFPDQRRQEKKLEPIITPPVLPILEHLERDPSTLLPGEGGKSVSNQPRPRFGWGNNFNVKPTGNGGLSASVSSSASGAGISHSASQSFSFGFNEGFSASHSASQASSFNGFGSGFGSSQASSQAASFSGAGSSLSGAASSASSHGGGFNSLAGSQSASSAFGFNSLNGFQPDASFGDGLLDIRHQGVPNFPFPDLIGRNKGFGAAAFKTGPLSRNSDDFLAVLVS